The DNA region AAGGTAGCAAAAAACAAATACAATTTCACCAATGGATTAAACAATCGAAACCGTCTTGACAATATATCCCATAGCAGTGCTTATCAGTGAAATCAGTGGTTAAAGAAAAAGGGCCAGGAGCAAAAGGTTAACCTTGTCTTGAGGAATTCCATGAGTTGAAAGAGGAAACCTGTGGACGGGTTCAGGATAGGCTACTTTCCTTTTATTCAAACTGCCGACCCGCTTCTTTGGCCAGGCGGGTTATGGTTTGCATCATTTGTTCTTCCGCTTGTTCGGAAAACCAGCCCAGGCCGTTGAAAAGTCCGCGTGTTTCGTAGCCGCCGTCGCGAAGGATTTGTGCGGTAGGGAGGTAGCCGAAATAATCATGAGCATACGCACCGATCCATAGTTTTTGATGGCCGATGGACGTTTGTGTGGCCAGGACGTACCCGCTGACGACTTCACCGGACATACAGACCAAGGTAAGGTCTTCTCCGAATTGCCAAACCGATACGGGAGCATCGTAGTAAGTCGGAAGGGTTTCGCCACGCTTCAATGCTTCCAACATAAAACCTGCACAATACTTTAACCAGCTGGGTCCGTTGGCAGCCATGTCCTCCAATTCGCTGGTGGGTTTTTGTGGCTGCAGAGTTAGACGAGCATTGTCGAGAACCGTGGTAATGGCGCCATCGATGGGAGTGAGCTCGCCTTCTAGTAATCGGTGAACTTCAGCCGCGACTTCAGCACCATGCTGACGCGCGAGCTCCATAGTTCCACGAGGGTAGGGGTTGGCGTTGCCGGCACACCCGGTCATGAACATCGCATTAGCCCCAGGATATTGTTTCTCCACACCTTCTTGAGCGAATCCGGAGTAGTCGCCACATAGCGCAAAATTATCGCTACCCAAGGTGGTGTTGTGACAGGCGACCTGAAACAGGGCGGTCATGAGCTTGCCGTCTTTTGTCGTTACTTTTAAACAAGGTAAACTTCGATCCACGTGACCACTGGGATTGGGGTTCAGTCGAACGCCCTGCGGCGTGCGCTGACGACGATTCATCACAAACGAGGCAAAACCGGTACCCCAATTGAGGTCGACGGGTTGAAGACTTCGAGTGGCAAGCTCTACCAGATGAATAAGTTCCTCCTGCAACTGCTTGGTATAAGCAATCGAGTTTTGTGTATCGCTTTCGCTCGATCCCGAGCCGGGTGTGTCTTTCAGCACCAACCTCGGACCGCTATGGGTGTGAGACCAGGTGAGCAAAATATCGGGTCGCTTGATGCCGGTTCGTTCGGTAATACCTGCATAAATAGCTGGAGAAATGTCCGAATAAATTCCCGCCAGGTCGGTGGTAATGATCGCCACTTGTTTGCCCGTTTCATCTTCGAGAATAAGCGCCTTGGCCCAAAGATCTCGCTCCACTGTTTTGAACGGCGTCGTTCGGCTGGCATAGCCTGACATCACGAGAGGCTGCTCAGGGGTAATTTTGATTTTGGCTGTTCCCGCATTCCATGCGGCATTGCAGGTCAGTGTAACAAGCAAACAGCTTGTGAGGACTATAGCGTTCTGGAAGCTGTATTTCATAGGATTGAGTTCAGATGGTCTACCCGGCCTGAGATGCCATAATCCTTTGCCGGATATACTCTCCTGCAGAGATGGGTTTGTACTTGGCCGGATTTTCGGGAGAAATGCAGCTTGGAAATGTTTCGATGGTTACTTCCGGATCCGGGTCACTGAAGAAGGCAATCGATTGGCGACCGTGTTTCTTGGCCGCAGCTCTGGGTACCACACGATGGGGAGTTGATTTAAAGAAGTCGTTGCTCCAGCGAGCAATCAGGTCACCTGTGTTGATCACAACCGTGCCCGGGACGGGTGGAGCGGAGACCCACTCGCCTTCCAGGTTTTGCACTTCGAGGCCGCCACGATCATCCTGAAACAGAACCGTTAATGTGCCGTAGTCTGTGTGAGCACCGGCTCCCAGCTGACCTTCGACTACATTCTTGACTGGAGGATAATGAAGCAGGCGCAGCGTTTGAGTCAGACCGGTATGTTTGTCATCGAAAAAGTTCGGCTCCAGGTTCAATGCCAGCGCAAATGCACCCATCACGTCGGAAGCAATTTTTTGAATCCGTTTATAGAAAATCCGCATGAATGCTTCGAATTGTGGATTGGGCCAAAACTCATCACCACTTGGCATGCGGAGAAGATTTCTACAGGTAAAGGTTTCTTTCAGGTCAGCTGGTTTGGAAGGGTCGAGTGCTTCACCCTGCATTTTTCCATACCCGTGGTTGTAATCCACATTGTATGGAACTTTCAGTTTCTCGTCGCTCTTAAATAATGAGTCAGCGATGGCGAAGGCGGATTCGAGCATGTCCTCAGACATCCCGAAATTCTTCAGGTAAAGAAACCCTACTTCGTGTGCGGCTTTAAAAATTTCCTGGGCTACTTTTTGGCGTCCTCCTTCCGTTCCTTCCAGATAAGGACCCATGTCAATGATTGGGATATTTGATTCTGAGCTCATTTAGTTAAGTTACTGAATAGTATGCCCAGTGGGGAAGCAAATCTGAATGTTGTGCCTGTTACAGATTAAGGACCATCAAATGAAGTCTGCTCTTCTAAACCAGCGATGTAATCCTCCTTTGGATTGTATCCTTCCGCTTCATCTGCCCAGCTGGCGAGCTCAGCACGACCAACAACAAACCAGTGTACTTCATCAGGTCCATCTGCCAGGCGCAGTGTGCGTTGCTGAGTGTACATCCGCGCAAGTGGCGTCCATTGCGAGATTCCGGTCGCGCCGTGAATTTGGATCGCTTCGTCGATGATCTCGCAGACACGAATAGGCACCATGGCCTTAATGGCGCTCACCCAGACGCGTGCTTCCGAGTTGCCCAGAACATCCATCGCTTTTGCAGCTTTTAAAACCATCATACGCATGGCTTCGATCTCGATCCGCGCCTTGGCAATGACTTCAACATTTTTGCCGAGTCTGGCAATGGATTTGCCAAACGCCTCACGCGTCAAGCCGCGTTTTGCCATTAGTTCGACCGCTTTTTCAGCCGCGCCTATTGATCGCATACAGTGATGGATTCGACCTGGTCCCAGGCGTACTTGAGAAATTTCGAAGCCTCGACCTTCACCGAGTAATAGGTTGTTCTTCGGCACCCGACAGTTCTCAAAGCGTATATGCATGTGACCGTGCGGCGCATCGTCCTCGCCGAATACATGCATCGGACCAAGAATATTTACACCCGGGTTGTCCGTCGGAACAAGGATTTGCGACTGGCGCTTGTATGGTTCCGCGTCGGGACTGGTCTGTACCATAACAATCATAATCTTGCAGCGCGGGTCGCCGGCACCGGAGGCATAGTATTTTTCCCCATTAATGACCCATTCGTCGCGCTCGAGAATGGCTTCGCACGAAATGTTCTTTGCGTCGGACGATGCCAGATCGGGTTCCGTCATCACATAAGCAGAACGGATCTTTCCGTCCAGGAGTGGTTTGAGCCACTGCTCCTTCTGCTCGGGGGTACCAACACGTTCCAGCACTTCCATGTTTCCCGTATCCGGCGCAGAACAATTGAGACTTTCTGAGGCCAGGCGATTCTTTCCTAGCTCGGTTGCTATGTAGGCATAGTCGAGGTTTTTTAATCCCTGGCCTGTTTCGTCGTCTGGAAGGAAAAAATTCCAAAGCCCGTTCGCTTTCGCTTTGTCTTTGAGGCCTTCCAGGATTTCAAGCTGTCCGGGTACATATGAAAAACGTTCTGCACGACCCTCTCCGAGTTGATGGAACTTGTGAGTAACGGGCTCGATCTCGCCCTTGATGAAGGCTTTTACTTTTTCCAGAAGTGGTCTGGCTTCTTCCGACATTCTAAGGTCGAACATTTCAGGATGGTTTTCGAGGCCTGGCATAATATTTCTTATTTTTTTGTTAAACAGAGTCTGAGATTAAACTAAGACAACCGTTATTGTAGTTCTGATTAAGTGTGGAGTACGAAGCTGGATTCTTTAGAATGGGAAGTCAATTCTCAGTATATAGGTGGCAAGCGACTTTTGTATAACCATTCTGTATCCATTCTGGTCGTACTTTACTGCATTCCGGTTTGGCAACCGGGCACCGTGGATGAAACCTGCAACCGGGCGGTGGATTGCGTAAGCTGGGAACTTCGCCTGCGATCAGTTGGTGTGGCCGATTGGATTCCAATTCCGGATCAGGTGTTGGGACGGCGTCGAGCAATGCCCGAGTGTAGGGGTGTTTGGGATTTGAGAAAAGTTCGTTTCTATCACCCATTTCCACAATGTGTCCCAAATACATGACGGCGACGCGGTGGCTGATATGTCTTACTACGGAAAGGTCGTGGGAAATGAAAAAATACGTCAACCCGAGTTTCTTCTGTAAATCCATTAACAAGTTTAAAACCTGTGCTTGAATGGAAACATCCAAGGCTGACACCGCCTCATCGCAAATAATAAGATCGGGGTCCAGAGCCAGTGCCCGGGCAATACCGATGCGCTGCCTTTGACCGCCAGAAAATTCGTGAGGGTAACGATCGGCCATATCCGGCAAGAGTCCCACTAAGCGCATCAACTCCTGAATTCGTGCTTTGTATTTATTTTTATCCTTGTGGAGTTTGTGTACTTTGAGTGGTTCACCTATGATGCTTCCGACTTTCATCCGCGGGTTCAGTGATCCAAACGGGTCCTGGTAAATCATCTGCATCCGTCGTCGAATCGGCCGCATGCGGGTAGGGGAGTAATGCGTAATATCTTCATCTTCAAAGAGGATACGGCCTGACGTGACCGGCTGCATGCGCAGCATTGCCATGGCAGTTGTCGATTTGCCGCAACCACTTTCGCCGACCAGACTAAATGTCTCTCCCCGTTTTATTTCAAATGAGACACCATCCACGGCTGGTATCCAACCCACCGTGCGGTTGAGTATACCTTCCGTGATTGGGTAGTGAACTTTCAGGTCATCTACTTGAATTAAAGTATCGATTGTTTTATCCATAACCGAAACAAGCTCTTTTGTGTTCTGGACCAACCAACTCCAAAGGTGGCGGACTTGCCCGACATTCGTCTCGCACGTGGATGCACCGAGGAGAAAACGCACAGCCGACCGGTAGGTTTGCCAGGTCGGGTGGCTGACCGGGAATGGTTTGTAAAGGTTCTCCGGGCTTACCTTGTAAAGAGGGTTGTGACGCTAATAAACCCTCGGTGTACGGATGTTTCGGATTTTTGTACAGTTCAACCGCTGATGCGTTTTCTATGATTCGACCACCGTACATGACCGCGACTTTGTCGGCGTATCTCGCTACGACCCCAAGATCGTGAGAGATGAGAATTAAGGATGAATTCATCTCCTTGGTTAGGTTCTTCAGCAATGAAAGTATTTGTGCCTGAACCGTAACGTCGAGGGCGGTGGTAGGCTCGTCGGCGATGATCAGTCGAGGTTGACAGGCAAGCGCCATCGCTATCATCACTCGCTGGCGCATGCCTCCCGAGATTTGGTGCGGATAACTTTTCAGCCTTCGTTTTGGTCCCGGAATTGAAACACGAGCCAAGAGCTCCTCTGCTTTTTCGAGCGCCTCTGACCATGGTAGGTTGCGATGCAGTTGAATGGGTTCGGCCACTTGCTTGCCGATCGTGAGGACTGGGTTCAAAGACGACATCGGTTCCTGAAAGATCATTGCGATTCGGTTTCCACGAATTTTGCGGATAGATTCTTTGTCAAAACGAGCCAGGTCTTTCCCTTCAAAAAGGATGCTTCCTTTGTCGATCGATCCAGAGTCGCCCAACAATTGCAATATGGATAGGGCGGTAACACTTTTCCCCGATCCGCTTTCACCGACAATGGCTAAGGTTTCGCCGGCCTTAACATCAAATGAGACATTGTCTACGGCTCGAATTTTTCCCCGCTCGGTGTTAAACGACACCGATAAATTCTGAACGGAAAGAAGCGGTCCTTCTGTGCTGATTGTGGGTTCTTGAGTTTTGGTCATTTGAAACCCATCTCCTCCTTCATTTTTTGATCAATCCAGATTCGGGCATAAATGGGACCCGGGCGTACGGCGCCCGCTCGCAGTTCACCTCCATAATTTTTTACCCAGGGCCACCACGCGGAATAAACGTAGCCAGTCGGCAACCAAACGTAGGGGGCTTCATCCAGCATTTTGACGGTGAGCTCACGGGCCATTTCTATGCGTTTCTCTTCGTCACGCTCTGCGTTTAATTCGAGGATACTTTGATCAAATTCAGGATCTGAATACATCGAAGGATTCCAGGTCTGACCGGACATAAAACTCTTTCGTAGTGTGGTGATCGGGTTGGTATGCCCATTCTGCATAAAATAACCGGGACCGTGAGTTCTGGTAGTCATTGTTGAGAGGAAAGAGGCGTATTCCAGTGGCTTGATCTTCATGGTTACGCCCACTTTGGAGAGGTAATTCTCGATCAGTGGGATGAGCTCCATGTGAGCTGGGCTGTTGGAATTTACCTGGGCTTCAAATGTAAATCCGTTTGGGTAGCCAGCTTCTGCGAGAAGTTGTTTTGCTTTCTCTGGTTTATATTCGAACAGTTCCTGAACCGACTCAGGCATTTCTTCCAGCGGTTGATAGTAGCCTCCGTAATCGGCATGTTGAGGATAGGCCATAAGCTCTCCATGGCCTCCCATGAATTTCTCTAGGATTTCCCTTTGATTGACCGCAAGATTCAGCGCGCGTCTGACTCGAATATCGTCGAAGGGTTTGGTATCAACACGCATGGCCAGAAATGTGCCTTCTGTTGCCAACCAGCGATTCCATTTCAATTCAGGCGTTGTCTTCTTAAGATGGTCGACCGCGATCCACCGTATCGATTCAACTATATCCAATTGTCCGGTTCGCAAAGCAGAGAGGTAGGCAGACTCGTCCTTGATGATTCGGTAGTTAATCTTGTCTATAAACGGGATTTGGTAGGACTGATTTCCCAGTTTTTCTTTGTCCCAGTAATTGGAATTGCGTGCGTACCTTTGCACATGGGATGGGATGAAGTCCTCCAGTACAAAAGGGCCTGATCCATGAAGGTTTCGCCAGTTCTTCATATCCACATTCGCCATTTCTCGTGGAAAGATCTGTGAGTAGTAGCCATAGCCGAATCGGTAGGGCCACTCGGCGTTGAAGTGACTGAATTTGAAAACAACGGTATGACGATCTCGTGCGACGAACTCCTTTATATGATCAAAATAAGTGGGTATTTTCTTTCGGCTTTTATTCACAACATCGTAGCTGTAAACAACGTCTTCAGCATCAAGTTCTCTCGCTTTCATTATTCCGGGGCGCTCGGCAAAGATGATTCCTTTGCGCAGCTTAATCACCAGGGTCAGTGGATCTTCCCACTCCCAACTTTCGGCGAGCTCTCCGCGAATGGAATCTTCCGGCAGGTAGGCATCGGCGATAAATGAATAATCACCTCCCTTGCGTTTACTTTTTTCCAGATCACCCGCAAATAGCAGCTCCCGGACCAGCCCCGAATCGTGATTTCCTTTCCAGTTCCAATCAGACGGATCCCAGGATAACGCAGACAAGGTTATGTAGACCGTACCCACATTAATGGAACCGCCGTATTGAGGGGTTTCTTCGTTTCGATCGTCGGCGGCTTCTGAGAACGTGAACAAACTGAGCGTTAAAATCAGGAATCGTTGGATCAATTTGTACTTAGTCCAGGTTATATGGTAGGGCGGTTTCGCCGCAAACCGCCGGTTCCATGACGGCTCGCTCGGCGATCGAGCCCTACCTTTCAACAAGTTGAAAAACAAAGTAATTATTTTATGCACCTTCACCGGGTTCCTTTCATTCTTGGATCAAGCAGGTCGCGCAGGGCATCCCCGAAAACGTTGATGGAATAAACTACTATGGTTAAACAGACACCGGGAGCAATTGCCAACCAGGGACCAAGATACATGTAAGTTCTACCATCGCCGCTGAGCATACTTCCCCAAGTCGGGGCAGGTGGTGGGACACCCAACCCCAAAAAGGATAATCCTGCTTCAGCCAGAATCACTGCACCGACCCGCATGGTAAACAACACGATAACAACGGGCATGATGTTGGGAAGTATGTGAACCCAGAGAATGTGCAGTGGACGAGCCCCCATGGATTGTGCTGCATGCGTGTGCATGTTCTCACGAATACTCATCACAGAACCGCGGATGATTCGGGAACCGGCTATGCCATAAAGCAAGGAGAGCACAAAAACGATTTGGAAGATCCCCGGGCCAACTACAGAAATCACCACGATGAGCAGGATCAAATCCGGAAAGGTCATCCAGGCATCCACAAATCGCTGAGTCACAAAGTCGGTTTTCTTCCCAAAATATCCCGAAACGACTCCCAGAATAATGGAGATCACTGTCGCCGAACCAGCCGCAAGAAAACTGACAATCATCGAGGTTTTAGCAGCGATGAGTATACGTGAAAATACATCGCGTCCGAGATGATCGGTTCCCAACGGATGGCCCAATGATGGTGCTTCCAGGCGTACCAGCATATTGGTGTCATTCATTCCATAAGGTGCTAACACGTCGGCGAACAGACCACAGAATAGAAATACTATAAAGACTACACCGCCAGCTGCACCCATCGGCTTATCTCTGAATAGCCTGATGAGAAACGACCAAATGACTCCCCGGCGCATTGGTGCCAATGGTACCTCGACGTTTTGGCTTATAATCGCATCACTCATTTATCACCTCAGTTGCGGACTCGTGGATCCAGGAATCCGTAGGTCAGATCGACCAATAAATTAATAAACAACACGGCTACTCCAACCACCAGGAACACACCTGTGATAACAGGATAATCACGTTGAAAGACTGAGTCCAATAATAGGGTACCCATTCCAGGAACCCCAAAAATCTTTTCCAAAATAACCGAGCCACCAATCAGTAGGGGAGCCTGGAGACCAATTAAAGTAACAATAGGAATCAGTACGTTTCTTAAAGCGTGACGGAGGACCACTACATTCTCTTTCAATCCCTTTGCTCTTGCCGTGCGAACGTAGTCCTGACGCAACACCTCTAGCATCATGGTGCGCGTCATCCGCATGGTGACTGCTGACATTGACAATCCCAAAATGATAGCCGGCACCAGCATGTGTTTCAGGTTTTCAATGGGTGATTCCAGGAAGGGTGTATAATCCAAGGGAGGTGCCCAACGCCACCACACGGACGGGTATATCATAACCAGGGTTCCCAACCAGAAACTTGGAATGGCCAGCATGAGTAGCGAAAAGGAACGGGCGATATAGTCGCCAGCCGTATCCTGTTTCATCGCAGAGTAAATCCCGATGGGAATGGCGACCGACAATGCAACCATTAACCCAAGTAATCCCAGTTCAAAGCTGATGGGTAGGCTTAGGGCGAGCTGCTCAGAAACAGGTGTGTTCTGCCAGAGTGATCGGCCCAGATCTCCTTGGACGGCCGAACCAATCCAATTGAAATATTGAATGTAGACCGGCTTGTCCAATCCCAGTGCCTTTTCAATTAATTCCCGGTCTATTGCTGTCGAAATGTCATTTTGCGACAACATCAGATCAATCACGTCACCAGGGATTAGCCGAATGGACGCGAAAACAATGATGCTGGTAAACAGCAGGGTAGGGAAAAGAGTGAGAACCCGTTTTATGATAAAAGCCTGCATAGATTGTGGGCTTGAGAAGTAGCCTATAGAAAACAGGCAGCGTTTATTATTGTCACGCTGAAAGGGTCGCTGAACTAATTGCTACAAACGGAGTGCAGTGAACCTAGACCTTATGGATTAGGTTAGAATTCGAGAATCAAGGAATGGCCCCTTTTGCCCTTCCTTTTGCCCCTACGCCCGCTTGCGAGCTCACGCACCCGGGCTGACCTCCAGAGCCGTTCTGGATAAGTTTGCCGCCATCCAGATGATCGACGCCCACTTCCCCACCACCGACGGACGTACCCTCATCCTCAGCCGCTACACTCAGCCGGAAAGAAACAATAGGGTCGATGTTCAGGAAGAAACAATAGAGAGAGAAACAATGGAATAGGAAAAGGGGTCAGAATAGGAAAAGGGGAATAGGAAAAGGGGTCACGGAATAGGAAAAGGGGGGTATGATCCGAGGACATCGGTAACAGATCTTCTAAGGACATCGGTAACACTTTTTATTGGCACTTATGCTGTTACGAGTCTCTAAAATCGGTGGAATGCGGTATGGTTTTTGTCAGTATATTTTGAGGACGGTTAATAGTTTCCAGATGATGTGTGGAACGCGGAGGCCTTGGCTTAGGGTTGGCATGTAAAGCGGTAGTTCCCCCCCTTTTTTTGTGTGGGAGTGGAATCAGGAGCTTGTATTATTACCGGAGTCATTTACTGGCAATGAATGCAGGTAATCGCGGAGGACTATGAGGAGGTGCGGTCGTATGTGGAAGGTCAACTTCACCGGCAAGTGCGCGGACCGTGCAGTTGTCCAAAATGCGAAGCATTTGGAACCTTGTCGGTTTTGGGATATTATTGGCGTTATGTGTTCAGCCTATGCTCGCCCAGCGAGTTTCTGATTGGCGTGCGCCGTTTTCGTTGTAGTGCCTGTGCGGTTACGGTGAGCATGCTGCCGGCTTTTGCGCAGCCTCATCACCACTTGGGCAATGATATTTTGGATGAGTTGGTATCCGGCGACATCCCGCCATCGCTCCAACGCCACACGGATATGTTTACGGGGATGGTTAAACGTTTTGGCCGTTTTCGCCGGAAGCTTTTCAGCGAGACCGGCCTGGGCTTCGGCCGCGATCCTCCCCAAAAAGAAGTGCCGGATCTGGAGGCCATAAAATGGTTATGGAAGCAAAACCAAAAGCGTTTCCGATTAACCACCACATACCTGATCCGGCACTACCGATGCACTGTATTTGGAAAATACAGCTGTCATCAGCCGACTTAATTGGAGGGTTTTGTGCAAGTTCAAAAAAAAATGCGAACTCCACACAGTAGTGGTTTGGACTGAACAAAAACGCTTCACATAGTGGGACGGCCTATGACCGAAAACACAAAAAACCCGAATACGAAGAGTCTGCGCCGCTACAGTGCCGTCTCGCAGGTGTTGCAATTAACCGAAGAAGGCTTGCCGTTATCGCATGCCTTGAACCTGTGTGCCCGGCGCAATTACGACGGACACCACTACGGCGCCTCGACGTTGGAAAAATGGTATTATCGCTACCGGCACCTTGGCTACGAAGGCCTGATCTGCCGCGTAAAGATTGCGGCAAATCCCAGGCCCTTTCGCTGACCATGCAAGAGCAGTTGCGCACATTGCGCCTGGAGCATCCGCGCCTGAGCGTAAAAAGCCTGCTTCGCCACCTCGAAGCGGAAGGCGTTTTCGAAGCGGGGAGTTATTCGCTCTCCAGCATCTACCGTTATTTGCGGGCGCATCAGCTCGATGCCCGCAGCTTGGTGGCCGGCTTGCACCATGCCGGTGCGGGCGGGCCGTCCAAAGCCTTTGAAAAAGCCCTGCCCAATCAGTTGTGGATGAGCGATGCGATGCACGGGATTGGTTTAAAAACCAATTTGGGTAAAACCCGCAAAACATACCTGCTGGCAATAATCGATGACTATTCCCGCTTGATAGTCCACGCCCAGTATTACTTTCAAGAGCAAAGCTGGTGCCTGATGGACACCTTCAAACAAGCCATCAAACGGCGGGGAATCCCCGATGCCTTTTACACCGACAACGGAAAAATCTTTACCAGCACCCATATGAAAGAAGTCTGCGCCCATTTAAAAATCAATCTGCTGCATGCCAAGCCTTACGCCGCTTACAGCAAAGGAAAGATAGAACGGTTTTTCCTGACCGTGCAAAAAGACTTCGAACAAAGCCTGGTGTTCAAGCCCGTAAGTGAACTGTTACAACTCAACCAACGCCTGTGGCGATGGCTCGAACAAGACTACCACCGCCGCCCCCACGGCGCGCTCCAAGGCAAGAGCCCCGCCGAACGTTTCCAAGCCAACAACACGCACCTGCGTTTCGTTGAAGAGAACAAAAAGCTGGACCAGCACTTCCTGAAAACCATTCAACGCAAAGTCAGGCAGGACTGCACCATCTCCATCGCCAACGAACTGTGGGAAGTCCCCGTGATCCTTCGCGGCCAAAGCATCCAGCTGCGACTGGACCCGCAAGGCGGCGGCCCCATCGAAATCTGGCACAAAGACGATTACCACGGACAGGCCGCGCGCTGTGACAAACAACTCAACGCCAACCATTTCAACTCCCGCAACTATGACTGCTAGGCATCTTCACGAACAAGCCAAACGCCTCTGGGGAGCCAGCGGCTTTCCCTTCGCCGAATCCGCAAAAAACGTTTATAACAGCCCCCGGTTCATCACCCAACTCGAAAAGCTCCAACACTGGCTGAGCCTGCACAACAGCGGGTTTATTTACGGTGCCAACGGAGTGGGCAAAAGCTACCTGATAGGCCAACTGCTCAAAGAACTAAACGATAAAGAGTACTACGCGCTGCTCAACAGCCACAGCACCCTGCGGGGCCCCGGCCTGATCCGGGTGTTAACGCGCCAACTCGGAAGCGAGCCGACAAACCGGCGCGAAGACAACGTCGCTCAAATCCATCAACGCCTCCAGGAACAACACCCCCGCTGGCCGGTGATCATCCTGGATGAAAGTCAAAACCTCAGCTCGGAAACCCTCGAGGAAATCCGGCTGCTCAACTGTTACCAAAAAGCCGGCCGCAGCAGCTTCAGCGTCCTGTTCGCCGGCGATCAAAACCTCATGCCCCGCCTGCTGTTGGGTGTGAACCAGCCCCTGCTCAGCCGCATGAGCTTCAGCCTGGAACTGAGCGCCTTCGAGCCGGAACAAAGCCGCGAGTACATGGATAAACGCCTGGAGGAGTGCA from Verrucomicrobiota bacterium includes:
- a CDS encoding DUF6431 domain-containing protein, with protein sequence MQVIAEDYEEVRSYVEGQLHRQVRGPCSCPKCEAFGTLSVLGYYWRYVFSLCSPSEFLIGVRRFRCSACAVTVSMLPAFAQPHHHLGNDILDELVSGDIPPSLQRHTDMFTGMVKRFGRFRRKLFSETGLGFGRDPPQKEVPDLEAIKWLWKQNQKRFRLTTTYLIRHYRCTVFGKYSCHQPT
- a CDS encoding AAA family ATPase; its protein translation is MTARHLHEQAKRLWGASGFPFAESAKNVYNSPRFITQLEKLQHWLSLHNSGFIYGANGVGKSYLIGQLLKELNDKEYYALLNSHSTLRGPGLIRVLTRQLGSEPTNRREDNVAQIHQRLQEQHPRWPVIILDESQNLSSETLEEIRLLNCYQKAGRSSFSVLFAGDQNLMPRLLLGVNQPLLSRMSFSLELSAFEPEQSREYMDKRLEECMIHKNPFESSALTALIESANGNPRLINTLARNALQKACETNETEVTSLMMQQVIESIPWLHKLRR
- a CDS encoding DDE-type integrase/transposase/recombinase; protein product: MQEQLRTLRLEHPRLSVKSLLRHLEAEGVFEAGSYSLSSIYRYLRAHQLDARSLVAGLHHAGAGGPSKAFEKALPNQLWMSDAMHGIGLKTNLGKTRKTYLLAIIDDYSRLIVHAQYYFQEQSWCLMDTFKQAIKRRGIPDAFYTDNGKIFTSTHMKEVCAHLKINLLHAKPYAAYSKGKIERFFLTVQKDFEQSLVFKPVSELLQLNQRLWRWLEQDYHRRPHGALQGKSPAERFQANNTHLRFVEENKKLDQHFLKTIQRKVRQDCTISIANELWEVPVILRGQSIQLRLDPQGGGPIEIWHKDDYHGQAARCDKQLNANHFNSRNYDC
- a CDS encoding ABC transporter permease, which encodes MQAFIIKRVLTLFPTLLFTSIIVFASIRLIPGDVIDLMLSQNDISTAIDRELIEKALGLDKPVYIQYFNWIGSAVQGDLGRSLWQNTPVSEQLALSLPISFELGLLGLMVALSVAIPIGIYSAMKQDTAGDYIARSFSLLMLAIPSFWLGTLVMIYPSVWWRWAPPLDYTPFLESPIENLKHMLVPAIILGLSMSAVTMRMTRTMMLEVLRQDYVRTARAKGLKENVVVLRHALRNVLIPIVTLIGLQAPLLIGGSVILEKIFGVPGMGTLLLDSVFQRDYPVITGVFLVVGVAVLFINLLVDLTYGFLDPRVRN